CACCCAAGTGTCCAGGAATCAGAGAGAGAACTAGAACTCAAGACCCACCaggggcctggcactctactcCTAGATTGAGACCACATTCTGATGGGTGGTTAGGTCTGTATCAGACAATTCTTGTCCCTGTCCTCCCAAAGATCTCCTCACCAGACCAGGGCCCTAATGGATCACTTGGGCTCCCTTGCTCTGACTAGCCCATCTTATCTTATCACAAAGTTTGTGCTGTCTTCCTAGGCCTCCCCACAAAAACAAGAACAGAAGATTAAAGCATCTGGAATCCAacctgtccaaaacagaactcccTAGACCCACCTCTGTTTTTGTCTACTGACCCACCACTTCCACAGTCCCAGGTCTGAAGCCTCAAGACTTCTCTCTCCTCACTTGCCACGAGGACTATTTCAGTAGCTTCCAAAGTCTCCCTGTCCCAACTCTCTTCCCCACAGGCACCAAAGTGATCTTCTATAACACAAGTATTAGCTCCCCATCTCACCTGAAAGAACTCTGCTGGCTCCCattacctctgggatcaaatagaaACACCTGTGGCATTGTAAGCCTTTCTACTTTTCCAATCTCCCCTCCCCTACTACTATTTTGCTGGCCCAGCTATCCTGTCCTATGTCCTATTTCTCGCGCATGATGGAGTGCTCTCTCCCGTCCATTCCTTCAAGAGTCAGGTCAAAAGCAAGCTTTTGCAAGAGGCCTTTCGCAGGCCCTTTGACTGTCAAGGGCTTTAAGGCCTTCTGAAATTACCTTCCATCTCCCCATCAGAATGGAAGGTTTTATAGGGGGCAGAATggtttcccctctttctttgtatctctttgAAGCCCTACGTGGTAGTCTCTGTGTGACTGTATCTTAGACAGTCCTGAATTCATTCTAGGAAGCCCAGGGGCAGATCCTGACACCTGGGACCATCTaaggaggcaggcaggcaggcagagagaATATACAGCACCTAGAAGCTGAGCACCCACTGTGGGCTTTCCTGGGAGCCTCTATCAGATTAAGCAGATCCTCTTTAGAATTTATAGGAAAAATCTTCCAGATAAGAAGCCCTGGCAGGGTGGTCACATACAAATGATCCAAATGTGATGGCCGAGGAGAGGAAGCCCAATCGATTTTGAACCCCTTCCCTGAGGAGGCTGAGCATAATTATTGAAGATTTTCTTACTGACCTCAGTGCTAATGCTGTAATACTTGCCAAAAATATGGAAcatgatgatttcttgtagttaATTTTAGTAAACTTGGAGACTCTAAAGAAGAATGTCTCAATCTGTCCCCCTCCCCGCTGGTGTTTATGTTTCATGGTAGTAATCCTCTCATCCTCTGAGCTGACTAGCTTTGAGTGTGGTTGGCATATCAATCAATAGTGCCAATTAGATTCCTGACATTTTTCTGTTGGGTATGTTTGCGACACCATTCAAGGTGGCACCTGCACATGCATCAGAGGCTGTTGCCTATGTGGAATCCATGGGCAGTATCCTGCTTCTGTTCTGTCCACAGTGCCTCCTGAAGGGAACCACTGGCAGTGCGGATGGTTAGGATTCCCAGGAAGAGGACAAGATTTCTGCCAGGCCAGAACCAAGTGTGACCTTCCTAACAAGCTATAGCCAAAGCACCAGGCTTCGTCCTGCCCTTCCCAGACCCAGGTTCACAGCATTCTTCTGTCATTTCTCTGCCCAgtgaaatctttctcttccttcaaggtgcAGCTCAGTGATGATTTCCTCCAGGAAGTCCTGGTTTACTCCCATCTTCCCCCAGTGGGACGGCACAGTGGTCTCCCTCTTCCGATATTTCTAGGGCATTTTATCCAGCTCCTTCCTCTGCCTCCATCCGATTTTGCCTTGTGTTCCTCTTATCTGTACAGGATTTtcttttagattgtaagctccatgaggtcaGGGACTTGCCTTTCCTTTCTACATCTCAAACAAGTATTGCTAAATATAACACTTGGAAGAACACTGATTTTTGTGGTCAGAAAAACAGGATTTAAAGTTGATCTTAAGGTCAGTCCTGGGTCCTAAAGCTGCCACTTCTGCAGTCTGACCATACAGATCATTATTAAACTCAGGAATCTCAGTTTCTAGGTCTGCAAAAGAAAGACTTCAAACTGAATCCAATTCCACAGGTCTTTATTAAGTAGTAACTATGAGCAAAGCATTAAGGTCAGCCGTGGGAATATAGATGAAAACTTTAGAGGAAAACAAAGATCagagtttagagctggaagggaccttacagaCCCTCTTCCTCATACTAGACCTCCAGTCTCTGAGTCTCTGCACAAGTCATGCCCCAGGGACACCTGGGTCTCTGCATCCCTGGCTTGGTACAACCAGCCCCTTCTGCAGGAGACCTTTCCCAGACAGTGTGGCTGCAGGTACCTTCCCTTCTATGGTTCCTGGGTCCAAGTTCCTTCTTTtgcaagtgagaaaactgagtttatCCAGGCAGCAAGCAAACAACAGAGTCCAGGCCTCAGATAGAATTCCAAATCCATTCCTGTTAACTATTGCCACATTGCCCACCTCTAAGAGGCCATTTGGGGTGCAGTGGCTAGCTGTAGAATGGGTTTCTTTTATAACTTTCTATTTTACTCTGTATTGTaatcttgaattttatttctGCATCAAAAATCTCATTCTGACAAAGATCACAGTGACACAGTTCTGATTACAGCACCTCCCTCCTAGGAGCTTCTGGaggggagaatcaaatgagattacacacatttagtgcttagcacagtatctggtatagaataggtgtttaataaaagcttattcccttcctctcctctatgGTTCCTGAATGGTGGAGCAAAAAGGATGGAGTCTGAGGTCCCTGGTTCAAATTTTGCATTTATCTCTCCAGCTCCTGAGGAACAGACAGAAGCATGAAgcagcctcaaaaaaaaaatctgttgttttttttttcaactagaAGACTCAGAAGGGCAGAATTTAGCAGCTGTACCTACTTCTTCAGACTGCAGGTGGAACATTGTTCTAACATAGCCAGGCAGTGACTCTGCCCTCCTCTGGTACACCCACAACTACTCTGGGTACCAGTAGCTAATTAACCCGCCTCAGGGCTTCACTTTCTCTCAGCCTGGGGAGCCCAGTCCCCAAATTCCTAAAACAAAAGTTATAAGTCCTCGGTGGGACCCTGAAAGCAAAAGCAACAGTGTAAAGAGCCCTAGACTGAAGCCTTGAGGTTCCGAGTCTAACCACCAGATTTTCAACAGTTCCCTGCACATGGAGAGATCGATTAATACGTGGTGGTAGTAAAGTAACAGCGGGGAAGGTCAGCTCAGCTCAGCAAATCCggagaactttttttaaaatggcttttttttttttcaattaaaagtattttctctccctcccacctccttgattaaaaaaaaaaaaacaatccggGTAACTAGCCGGCCGGCCAGCTGCGGAGACGTTTCCAAGGTttgctttgtctttctttttcatttactgGTGGGCGagaggaaaaatacatttttgtcaATTGGGGGGAGgaaacttaatttaaaatatgCATCGTTAAGAAAAGCAAATTTTGACTCGGGTCTGGACCATCAGTGATCTTCATGCCCTGAAGAAAACTAAGTCCGTAACTACCCACAAGACCTAGAGCCTTAGGCACTCGCGCACTCCATCAGAATCCACGCGGGGTCGGACCCCATAGCCCCCGAAGCTCCTACGCAGCAACATGCAGGGAAGAGTAGGAGGGTGCCATAATGGGAGGGGGGAAATGGGGAATGGCGGCAGGGCTACTGCGCAAGCTCAGTGGAGCGGCGCTGGGGGGTGGGTGAAGAGCCCAGCCTGAGACTTCCCCTTTAAGATACTCTCTTTTAGGGCCTCCGACTCACTTCCGCTCCCGGTTCCCACAATGCGCCGCGGCAGAGAGCGGCCTGGGCTGCGGGAAGCGGCTGAGGGGATGTCGGGGATGATGTCGGGGATGTCTGGCTGGGCAGATGAAGATGACCGGGGCCACGACAACGACGGGAGGATCTACGTGGGGAATCTCCCGGCGGACGTGAGGGAGAAAGATCTGGAGGACCTGTTCTACAAGTACGGCCGCATCCGGGACATCGAGCTCAAGAACCGCCGGGGCCTGGCGCCCTTCGCCTTCGTACGCTTCGAGGACCCCAGGTGAGGCCTCGGTTCCCCCAGGGCCTGGCCCCGTCCCCATCCACATTCCTGCCCCGATctgcttcttcttccctccccccctcgcGCCCACCCTCTCCTCCAGGCCTGCAGCGgcgccccctccccccttctgcgGCCCCCTCAGCCCTGGGAACCTCCGTCCCCGCCCCCTCCCTGCTCCGCGCGCCCCCGCCGCCTCCTCCGGGCCGAGcgctctcccctctctcctcgtTGGTCCGCGCGCCGCCGCCTCTTTAGGGCAGCGCGCTATCTCCTTTCCCCACTCTGGTCTGCACACTGCCGCCCCCTCCTCGGGGCTTCGtactctccccctcctctctgcgCGCGCTCCCCCCTCCCTGACTTGCTCCGCGCGCGCTCTTCCCAGCTCTGCGCGCCGCCGCCTTGGGGCCGCGctcccccctcttctctcccctccttgatCTGCTCACCGCAGCCTCCCGGGGGCCTCGCGCGCTCTCTCCTCGATGCCCTTTCGCTACTGGCCCTGGCGGGGTGAGGGGCCTCCTTCCCCTTGGCTCTGCCTACCGGTCGGTGGCGCCTTGAACTCTTGGGGGCTTGACTTTGGGGCCCCAGCGCCTCCCGAGCCCGAACCCCGGTGGTCCCTTGTGAAATCTCGGGTCCTTCTTGGAGGGGAGTCCTATCATCCCCCGTGGAAGCGCCTTCCTCCAGGACGCCGAGGACCCAAGAAGGGCTTTGTACGTGCCAGCGGACACTTGTGTTACGTAGTTGTTTCTTAAAAGCTTAAATTAAATTTGACAAGATAGTAACCAAACTGCCCCGCTTGTGTCCCCTCTGaacttttggttttcttctgtgttgttTGTTTCATTGCTGCTCCTTTTTGTGATGTCCCCTCGCGGGAACTTGTCCCGGTCCCTGCAGAAACCCCTCTTGTCCGTGAACAGAAGCGTCCAGCCCCAGCCCCGCCGATGGGGCCGGAGACACTTCCTACCATTTTGAAATCTCCCCGACCCTGGACCTTCTGGACCTTCCCctgaggggaaggagggggctgctcccttatCTCGAAACTGACCCTCCCTGGAATTCTGAGCACTTCCTTACCCTCCGGAGTCTGAGGAAAGCCTCTGAGTGTTTGTGGTCTCGGGACTACACCTGGAATCCAGCCCAAACCCTTTCTGGAGCTTTCCTGAAGTTAGGTACTCAGCACTCTGTggcgctccccccccccccccaactaccCCCTTAGATTggaaagagacttcagaggtcatctagaccacccacctcattttactgatgaggacactgaagtccagagaagtcAAGGGAACTTCTTTGAATCCTTGGAGGCCCTTAACCTCCAAGGAAAGGAACTATTTTCAGTAACTAAGGGGGAGAGGCACTTTTCCTCACTCATTTGGCCATCCCCATAGCTCTGGGAGGTAGGGGAGTAGCATGTGGAAAAATCCTAGAAAGTGGGAGAGTTACAGGGGTCTAGTGACTAGACTGATTACACCTAGACCACATCCTGACTCTCCTGGGGCCCCTAAGTGTTGTATTCGAGGAACTCTCAGGGCAGTAGGGTCCTTGGACTTCCCAAGAAAGCACTCAGCCTCCAGACGGCTACCACCCCAAGATAACTTCCCCTGGAGGGGTCTTGAGGCTGTCcccaaaaaggtattaagtagtAGAGGTTTGGTTCTGCTCTGCAGAGACCTCAAAACAACCTTTCATCCCTTTCAAGAGCTGCTCctaggggggggggggtatctcTGAACTACTCCTGGAGCAAAGCAACCTTTTGGCTCCTGTACCCCCACCCAGAGATATTTTCAGTGATATGGGTGTGGCAGGCTACTCCTTGATCTTCACTTCTAATTCAGAAGAGAGGAGGTTTAGAAGTGGGTTGGAGCTTAGTGTTGTCTTGAATCTCTTCCAAACCCATGGCCCAGTGGGATCCTGAGCCTTTGCTTCTTTCTTCCAAAAGGAAAACATCATTTCCCAGGGTTCTCCTCCCCATCCTCCTTGCCTCTTCCTGCTAGACCTtgtggtaaaaaaacaaaacaaaactcctgTGGAGAGAGATTCCTAAAGCCTAGTTTACTGTTTGGGTTTTGCAGAAGAGAAGACCTCAAGGAGTTCTCTAGGGTACCTCATGCTAGTTTGTCTGTTCCATTACTTGTGCTCATAGAAAATGAAAAGGGTTGGTGAAATGAAGAACTTCTTCAATTATTAGGCTAGAAAAGATCTTTAGGTCACTTTGTGTTCTGCAAGTTGGAGGTGATTAATTCAGCCAAGTGTGTGCTATTAGAATTTTAGTAGTTCTTCATTTGGAGCCCcataaacttgattttttttttttagtattccaATAATTTTTGTCAATATAATTCATTCCCTttacattttcaaattttatgTCTTTAACATTATTCCAAGAAGGGACCCATAGATGTCACCAGAAAGGGTCCAGAACacacaaaaatgttaagaatcctTGCATTAGCTTAAGATTCCCCAAAGGAACATCCTTGGAGTCTGTAGGGAATATTGGAGGAAACCTAATGACTTTGAAAATAGCTTTTTACAAATGATCTGAGAAGCACACATGTTGCTAGTAGCTCCATTTTGTGTAATTTGAATAGCTTCCTTGTTCTCCAGTACAATGTAAAACAGCCCAAGTTACTGATTGGATAACTCCTGGATGTTGAGCAGCAGACTATTTGGAGCTCTAGAAATGATCCAAATGTGATGGcctgggagaggagagaaagacctTTCTATCCTGTAACCCCCATCTTGAGGAAGCTGAACACATGATTACAGAAGAATTTATTACTGACCTCAATTCTAATGCTGCAAATACTTGGCCAAAATGAAGACTAAAGAAGAATGCCTTAGTCCTGcctggcccccccccccccctttgttatttacattttatggTAGTAATCCTCCTGACTCTTTTTGTGTGGGGATGGCATATCAATCCGCTGTGCCAAACTATATGCCTGGCATTGTCCAGCTTGGTATGTTTGTGACACCATTAATAGTCGAGTGTACTTGCATGTTAATCAGGGGCTGCTACCTAGAGAATAGGGTTGTTTCTTAAAGATGTGGAATCCAGAGACAGTATCTTGCTTCTGCTTCAAGGCTAAACTTATAGCATCTTTTGAgtctttttcatatatttttgaatttttagtacttctttgggggagaggggaagttTTGAATTCACAGTTTTATTGTTTGATCCAATTGAGGACTCTTAACTTTGTTAAACCATTTATGTTTAAGGAAGTGGTGTTCAGCTGTGTTCTTGAATAACTGGTTCTCTGGACCCCACAAAAGGGTTTTGAGAAACTTTCAAGACATTGAAATCTTGTCTTCTTGAGCATAGGGTCTCTGTTCTTTTAGTTTTCCCTTTATAGTCTtgaatctaatgagataatgtaaAATACAAAATTGCTGAGTCTAGTTATTAAGGCAATAGCAAGAGGGAGAAACTATCAACCAGGTTATGTAGAGTTTtctaatccttttttaaaattttaatctcttTCCAGATTAGGTTGGTaattttacagtttttaaagtTTGAGCTAGATGGTGCTAGTTGATTATTCAGAAAGTCATCTTTTCACACATTCAGACCCCTCTATTATAGAAATTGAGTTTGTGGTAACTTTAAAAACTCTGAAACATGGATGTTACCAAGGGATCAAATTTTTAGAACTGCAGGAACCCCAGAGGTATCTAATTCAacttcattattttacagatgaagaaattgatgacCAGGGGGAGGTAAAGTGACATCCtaaaagtcacacagttagaaaatggcagagatgggatttggaCCCAGTttctttagagttggaagagatctcagaggtcatctaggcaaccctgctcattttacagatgaggaaactgaggtccacagaagTCAAGGGAATTTCTTTGACATCCTTGGAGGCTCTTAACCGGAAAGgaagtgagtgtgtgtgtgcgcgcgcgtgtgcGGTTTTCCTCACCCCGTTTGGCCAGCTTGTAGCTCAAGAAGGTAGAGGAGTAGCATGTGGAAGAAGCTTTGAGTGGAGTCCCAAATCTAGGACTCTCCCCACTTAATCATacagcatttagtaagcacctgcCTAATGTGTCTAGTGTTGTGCTAgattctggaggaaaaaaaaatacaaagaatgacaCAATCCTTCCCatgaggagtttatattctagagAAGACATAaaagtatatgcaaaataaatgtaaagaaaataggGATAGCAACTGGACCTATGGTTTCTTTAGTAGAGAGAACTTAGGTAAGAAAACTCCTTTACCTGCAAATGActgtcttagaaagttgcccagAGCACCAAGGGCTCAGGTCACAAGCTGTATCGAGGTAGTTTAGACGGGAGAACACTAGCAgtaggggatcaggaaagattttgTGTAGAAGATGGAGTTTGAGCTGTGCCcccaaaggaagggagggaatgagggaatctgtgaggcagagataaggagagagaatgTGTTTGTTTAAAGGCACAGAGTTCATGCTGAGTGCCTGAGTATCTGCATCTGAGTTTGAGTGGTAGTCGTATAGAATGAGATTTGAATGAAGGGCTGGTTAAGTCAAACAATGAAATACAGATCCTaatctagaggcaatagggagcaacTAAAGTTGATTAAATAGTTGGAGGGATGTGGTCAGATctgcacttaaggaaaatcattttgatagtACTTTggaggaagagacttgagacTGGGAGATTAAGTAGGAAGCTATTGCAACAATCTAGTTGAGAGATGGTGAAGGCATGAGCTAAGGTAGTCAGATGGGAGAGATTGTGTAGGTAGGAACAGAAACATATAGCATCTAATTGGATATGTAGACTAAAAAGAGTGAGGAGTCAAATGTAATGCTGAAGTTACAGCCCTAGTAGGCTGATGGTGCTTTCAATGGAAATAGCAAAGTTTGGAAGAGCCTCAGATTTAGGAGGAAAGATGATGGtttcagttttgaacatgttaAATAGTCTGGGATATCCACTTGGAAATGATTGGTAAGGTTAGAGTTAGGATTTTACTACTTAAGTCGTAGCATTATCTTTGATAACTGAAACTCAgtaattatatctatctatctgagaATTATTTGTGTAGAGATGATAATTACAGCCaagagaactgatgaaattaCTCAGTGTGGAGGGAGAGGGGGCCCCTGTAAGACAACTTGGGGAACATTTACAGTTTGAGTGCAATGATATAGATGATAAACTAGAAAGGAGATGAGGACTAGACAAAGACagataggagaaccaggagaaattaGTGCCACAGaagcagagaggagagagtaggGGAAAAGTGGCTGATAGTGTAAAATGCAGATCAAGAAGGACAGGCTTTGAGAAGAGACCATAAGATTTGACAGCTGAGAAGCAATTGATAAACTTAAGAAatactggtaactttggagagccTAATTTCAGTTAAATAGTGTCAGTAGAAGCCAAATTGCAAAGGTGAGTGGTGGAGTGGAGGCAGTGATACCTTTTTTCCTCAGTTTGGTTGAGTAGTAGAGGGATGAGGCAATAATAGCTTGAGTGATTGGTAGGGTCTAGTGGTAGTTTTTAATCATGGAAGAGATTTGGGCATGTTTGAAAGCAGAAAGGAAGAAACCAGTAACTGTTGTAGATGATGGTTTGAGAAAAGGGACAATTTTAGGGTGCAGTTTCCTGGAGAAAACAAGTGGATAAGATCAAAGGGTTGGCCTTGTTGAGGAAGAAGGGCCATCTGtcaaaaataggggaaaagaagagggagtgAGGAGTAGATGCAGAGGAGTTCTGAGATGAAGAGGGAATGAACATCCCATTGCCTCAGAAAAGTAAGAAGTACAGCCTCCTGGGCCTTAAAACCAAAGCATTAGTTAATCAAGACTGGACATCTTCCATCTTCATACCTGGACACCACCCCCCATCTACTTACATCTCTCGGAAAGGACAAAATCTGCTGCCCAAATGGCAATAACTACTAGCTCTCGTTTGCAGGGATGCAGAAGATGCTATTTATGGAAGGAATGGTTATGATTATGGCCAGTGCCGGCTTCGTGTGGAGTTACCCAGGAATCCTGGGGGTGGAGGGCCCCGTGGGAGGACTGGACCAccatcaagaagatctgaatttcgAGTTCTTGTCTCAGGTATGTTACTCTCAGCACTTAAGGCTATCTAGACTGGTGGTACGCTTAACTTTGGATAGTGCCGATCCAGTGCACAACCTGCCAGGTATGCATGTTACGAAGATGAAATGATGCTTTTGTTACAGGACAAAGGCAATGTCCTTTTTCTCATAAAAGAGTTTTCTAGCAGTTGAAAAGATTCTTGGATGATCCTCTCTTCTCTGGAATTCATACTGGTATAAAGTTAGATAGAAAGGAACCAAAACAGCCATGTTTGAACAGACAACTTGCTCTCTAGCCTTGGATCCTGGAAGAAGGTGGTTATGCTGGGATTATTAAGTTGGAGTCTCCTGGACCGTTTTTCCAAGTCTTAAAAGTGATATACCAAACACAGCATGTGCCCTGGTATCTGTCCTGACAGATAACCAGTTCTAATGCCAAAGGTCTGTGCATCAATCAGTGCTCTGCAGAAGAATGACAGTAAGAACCTATCCTGGATCTTCTTTGTGTCTCCAGGTATGACTTTCCTGTGACCCTGGACCTAACTAAAATGCATACAAGAGCCTGGTTCCTTTCAAGAAAGGAATTAAACTGAATCACGTGAAACCCCAGGGTGGGATGTGGTTGCAGTCTAGTCATAGCATTCAGGTCTCACCTGGTCCTTAAGAGAATGAGTGTATCAGTCACCCAAACCATCCTAGAACAATTTACCACCAACCACAACTAAGTTTTTTCATTGGCTGGAGTCTAAATTCCTGCCCTAATGCTTTGGGGAGCAGTGTCTGTGACCTACTCTGAGGGATAGGTGAGATTGATAACAAGTCTCTCAAATCAGGGAAATCAAACAAAGGCCACAGGACTATTTTTGAAGGACCTGGAAACAACAGAGAACAAATTATCTGAATTCTCAGGACTGCACAGGACTGGCTTCTTGCTCTAACTACAGGCACAGATTAGTCCTCTCTCTTGAAGACTGGCATAGGACCAGCTCTCTGGAATGGCATACAGTCCATGCCTTGTGGCCAGTGTCTCTGGATACCCGTTAGAACTTTATTAAAGTTTTAGGACTTTGGGCTTGTCAGGCCTGGAGTGGTGACTGAGCCTGTCACTGGACTAGATGTGGGGGAGGAGCCCTGGCCCATCTGGAATGTTGAGACCTTTCACACGCTATCTTGTTTTGTGTTCTCCATGCCCAGGCCTTCCTCCCTCAGGCAGCTGGCAGGATTTGAAGGATCACATGCGAGAAGCTGGGGGTGTGTGTTATGCAGATGTGCAGAAAGATGGCATGGGGGTGGTTGAGTTCCTCCGCAAGGAAGACATGGAATACGCCCTGCGGAGACTGGACGACTCCAAATTCCGTTCTCATGAGGTGGGTTCCCACCTTTTGTGGAAGATCTGTAATCCCATGGCACTTGGGCCTGCAGCTGTCCTCTCTGCAGATAGCTTGTTACATAATCTCCAAATAACAGTAAGGAACCTAACCTCCTTAAGTGGACAAACCAACATTGACCGTGCCCAG
This sequence is a window from Monodelphis domestica isolate mMonDom1 chromosome 3, mMonDom1.pri, whole genome shotgun sequence. Protein-coding genes within it:
- the SRSF9 gene encoding serine/arginine-rich splicing factor 9, with the translated sequence MRRGRERPGLREAAEGMSGMMSGMSGWADEDDRGHDNDGRIYVGNLPADVREKDLEDLFYKYGRIRDIELKNRRGLAPFAFVRFEDPRDAEDAIYGRNGYDYGQCRLRVELPRNPGGGGPRGRTGPPSRRSEFRVLVSGLPPSGSWQDLKDHMREAGGVCYADVQKDGMGVVEFLRKEDMEYALRRLDDSKFRSHEGETSYIRVYPERSTSYGYSRSRSGSRGRDSPYQSRGSPYYTSPYAPY